A genomic region of Cyanobacteria bacterium FACHB-DQ100 contains the following coding sequences:
- a CDS encoding polysaccharide biosynthesis/export family protein, whose product MSRVCLALTATAVQPFAALAQSPIPTARSMPLPVLQSSPVPPGVQPAPTAATVAVPVDSSYKLGAGDLMRVEMFDIPELTFEPRYTVLLDGALNLPWVGGVSVQGLTIAQATEQLKERYKKFVQNPVITVSLLAPRPLKIGIIGAVNRPGSYIVNTIGSEITQSSLAQRSSFEGGSQWPTVSKAIQTAGGIAQMANIREIEVRRPQVDGSQETIKINLWKYLQAGELAQDVPLKDGDTIFVPTATKLDPTEVSSIAMSNFSPEQIQVNVVGEVMRPGGVAVRPNSTLMQAVLAAGGINPGRGNRAKVELVRLMPDGKVDRREFKFDVTRGLDEASNPAIRQNDVIVVNRSATAKVSDLLGAVVSPITGAFGLLRLLLGN is encoded by the coding sequence ATGTCCCGCGTTTGTCTTGCGCTCACGGCAACCGCAGTCCAACCGTTTGCAGCACTGGCACAGTCTCCGATACCGACTGCCCGATCGATGCCGCTGCCTGTGTTGCAATCGTCGCCTGTTCCTCCGGGAGTGCAGCCTGCGCCGACTGCTGCGACAGTTGCCGTACCTGTCGATAGCAGCTATAAGCTGGGTGCAGGCGATCTGATGCGGGTGGAAATGTTTGATATCCCTGAGTTGACCTTTGAGCCGCGATATACGGTTTTGCTGGATGGCGCGTTGAATTTGCCCTGGGTTGGTGGCGTTTCGGTACAGGGATTAACGATTGCTCAAGCAACCGAACAACTGAAGGAGCGCTACAAGAAATTTGTGCAAAATCCGGTGATTACGGTCAGTTTGCTGGCACCTCGTCCTTTGAAGATTGGCATCATTGGGGCTGTGAATCGTCCGGGGTCTTATATTGTGAACACGATCGGCAGCGAAATCACACAGTCCAGTTTGGCGCAGCGGAGTTCTTTTGAAGGGGGAAGCCAATGGCCCACCGTTTCTAAAGCGATTCAGACCGCAGGTGGAATTGCTCAGATGGCAAACATTCGGGAGATCGAAGTCCGTCGCCCTCAAGTCGATGGTTCACAAGAAACAATCAAGATCAATTTGTGGAAGTATTTGCAAGCGGGTGAACTGGCGCAGGATGTACCGCTAAAAGACGGCGATACGATTTTTGTTCCAACTGCAACTAAACTTGATCCAACCGAGGTGAGCAGTATAGCCATGAGCAATTTCTCACCAGAGCAGATTCAGGTGAATGTTGTTGGTGAGGTGATGCGACCCGGAGGAGTGGCAGTGCGTCCGAATTCTACACTCATGCAAGCTGTTTTAGCTGCCGGAGGAATCAATCCAGGGCGAGGAAATCGAGCAAAGGTCGAGCTAGTTCGATTGATGCCGGACGGGAAAGTCGATCGGCGAGAGTTCAAGTTTGATGTGACAAGAGGATTAGACGAGGCTTCTAATCCGGCGATTCGTCAAAATGATGTCATTGTGGTCAATCGCAGTGCGACCGCGAAGGTGTCTGATTTGTTAGGTGCGGTTGTTAGCCCGATTACGGGAGCATTTGGACTATTACGGCTTTTATTAGGGAACTAA
- a CDS encoding glycosyltransferase — protein MSYLPTSDHLVSSHSIRAVERDSSAPLRICHLSKYYPPQPGGIETHVRALATSQAGLGAKVDVVCVNACDQTGQETSRTTTIEEVDRNVRVIRLGRLGTVARFDLFTAFSQHFSRKDFSYDIAHLHAPNPAMALHWALANSSVPLVVTHHSDIVKQQVLKHVVNPLLNYVYERAARVLVTNPSYLAGSTFLRPYQGRVEVLPLGVDLSVYRQPSAAAIAYERKLRATYPGPIWLCVGRLVYYKALHIAISALQKVSGTLIIVGKGELAESLRQHAIDCSVSDRVVFQRHVSQDELIGAYRAATALWFPSNARSEAFGLVQVEAMASACPVINAAIPDSGVTWVSRHEVEGLTVPVNDPDALANAANRLLREPHLRGKFAIAAQTRSQQFDQVLMAEESLRIYQRAIHQGVVQPILV, from the coding sequence ATGTCTTACTTGCCAACCTCAGATCACCTTGTATCGTCCCATTCTATTCGCGCTGTAGAACGTGATTCAAGTGCTCCACTTCGGATTTGTCACTTATCAAAATACTATCCACCCCAGCCTGGAGGAATCGAAACTCATGTTAGAGCATTGGCAACTTCACAAGCTGGATTAGGCGCAAAAGTGGATGTTGTCTGTGTGAATGCGTGTGATCAAACAGGTCAAGAAACGAGCCGAACGACTACCATCGAAGAAGTCGATCGCAATGTTCGCGTGATTCGCTTAGGGCGATTGGGAACAGTAGCACGGTTTGATTTGTTTACTGCCTTTTCTCAGCACTTCAGCAGAAAGGATTTTTCCTATGATATTGCTCATTTACACGCACCCAATCCGGCAATGGCATTGCATTGGGCGTTAGCAAATTCTTCCGTGCCGCTCGTGGTGACGCATCACAGTGATATTGTGAAGCAGCAAGTCCTTAAGCATGTTGTAAATCCCTTATTAAACTATGTATATGAACGTGCAGCGCGAGTTCTGGTCACGAATCCGAGCTATTTAGCAGGGTCAACTTTTTTGCGTCCGTACCAAGGGCGCGTTGAAGTGTTGCCATTAGGAGTTGATTTGTCGGTCTATCGACAACCAAGTGCGGCTGCGATCGCGTATGAGAGAAAGCTTAGGGCTACATATCCAGGCCCAATTTGGCTTTGTGTAGGACGATTGGTTTACTATAAAGCGCTGCACATTGCAATTTCAGCCTTGCAAAAAGTCTCCGGAACTTTGATCATTGTGGGCAAAGGAGAGCTTGCTGAGTCCCTGCGGCAACATGCAATCGACTGTAGCGTAAGCGATCGTGTGGTGTTTCAGCGGCATGTCAGCCAGGATGAACTGATTGGAGCTTATCGTGCTGCGACCGCTTTATGGTTTCCGTCGAATGCTCGGAGCGAAGCATTTGGCTTGGTGCAAGTGGAAGCAATGGCGAGTGCTTGTCCTGTGATCAATGCAGCAATTCCGGATAGTGGAGTCACTTGGGTGAGCCGTCATGAAGTTGAGGGATTAACCGTGCCAGTGAATGATCCCGACGCACTGGCGAATGCTGCGAATCGATTGCTGCGAGAGCCACATCTGCGTGGTAAGTTTGCGATCGCGGCTCAAACCCGATCGCAGCAGTTTGACCAAGTGTTGATGGCGGAAGAAAGTTTACGAATCTATCAGCGGGCAATTCATCAAGGAGTGGTACAGCCAATTTTGGTTTAG